A region from the Diorhabda sublineata isolate icDioSubl1.1 chromosome X, icDioSubl1.1, whole genome shotgun sequence genome encodes:
- the LOC130450618 gene encoding myosuppressin, with translation MHLPAMIVSVFGTALAILLSSVAKASIISCPPSAIQEQMNPSLRQLCFAIEQAVEDMPKQYADRLEERNTNLNDKRQDVDHVFLRFGRRLGL, from the exons ATGCATCTGCCAGCAATGATTGTTTCCGTTTTTGGAACGGCCCTTGCTATCTTATTGTCATCTGTTGCGAAAGCATCGATCATAAGCTGCCCACCTAGTGCCATTCAAGAGCAAATGAACCCATCTTTAAGACAACTTTGTTTCGCAATCGAACAGGCTGTTGAAGACATGCCCAAACAGT ATGCCGATAGATTGGAAGAAAGAAATACTAACTTAAATGACAAAAGACAAGATGTTGATCATGTTTTTTTGAGATTCGGGAGAAGATTAGGTTTATAA